The genomic region GCGGTACGTCGCCGAGCGCCTTGAAGAGCTGGGCATTCCCTTTGAAATGACCCGTCGCGGCACCATCCGCGCCACCCTCAAGGGCAAGAAGAACAGCCCGGACAGAGCGGTTTCCGCCCATCTCGATACCATTGGCGCGGCGGTTCGCGCGATCAAGGACAATGGGCGCCTGACCCTGGCGCCGGTCGGCTGCTGGTCCAGCCGTTTTGCCGAGGGCAGCCGCGTCAGTCTGTTCACCGACAACGGCGTGATCCGCGGCAGCGTGTTGCCGCTGATGGCTTCCGGGCACGCGTTCAACACCGCCGTGGATGAAATGCCGATCAGTTGGGATCACATCGAATTGCGCCTGGACGCCTATTGCGCCACTCGCGCCGATTGCGACTCGCTGGGGATCAGCGTCGGCGATTTCGTTGCCTTCGACCCGTTGCCGGAGTTCACCGAAAGCGGCCACATCAGCGCCCGTCACCTCGATGACAAGGCCGGCGTTGCCGCGCTGCTGGCGGCACTGAAAGCGATTGTCGACAGCGGCGAAGAGTTGATGATCGACTGCCATCCGCTGTTCACCATCACCGAGGAAACCGGCAGCGGTGCGGCCGCTGCCCTGCCCTGGGATGTCAGCGAATTCGTCGGCATCGACATCGCGCCGGTCGCGCCCGGCCAGCATTCCAGCGAACACGCGGTGAGTGTGGCGATGCAGGATTCCGGCGGGCCTTATGACTATCATCTGTCGCGGCACCTGCTACGCTTGGCCGCTGACAACGAACTGCCGGCGCGTCGGGACCTGTTTCGTTATTACTTCAGCGATGCTCACTCGGCCGTCACCGCCGGCCACGACATTCGTACCGCGCTGCTGGCCTTCGGTTGCGACGCCACCCACGGCTACGAACGCACCCACATCGACAGCCTCGCCGCTCTCAGCCGTTTGCTCGGCGCCTACATTCTCAGCCCGCCGGTATTCGCCAGCGATGCACAACCAGCCACGGGATCGCTGGAGCGGTTCAGTCACCAGATCGAGCACGAGACGCAGATGGAAAGCGATACCCGGGTGCCATCGGTGGATAGCCTGCTGGGACAGCGCACAGAAAGCTGAGGCGGACACTGGTGATGTGTTCATATCCGCCGTAGCATCGCGCCAATGTTTAACCGAGGTGCCTTATGCTGATCCCCCACGACCAACTTGAAGTCGACACCCTGACCCGCCTGATCGAGGATTTCGTGACCCGTGACGGCACGGACAACGGCGATGACACGCCGCTGGAAACCCGAGTGTTGCGTGTCCGTCAGGCATTGACCAAGGGCCAGGCGCTGATCGTCTTCGATCCGGAAAGCGAGCAATGCCAGTTGATGCTCAAACACGATGTGCCCAAGCACCTGTTCGACTGAGTCAACGAACTTTGGCTTTCGCCTGTTTGATCTGAATGCGCTCGTAGACTTCGGCGCGGTGTACGTTGACCTGCTGTGGCGCTTCGACACCGAAGCGCACGCTGCTTCCATTGACGGCGAGCACCCGCACGGAAATGTTGTCACCTATGGATATCATCTCGCCCACAACGCGACTGAGTACAAGCATGGCATTCATCCTTCAGGGTTAGCGGACCCTGAAGATGCCCGGCGCGTAGCGGGTCTTCAATGCAGAAGCGGCAAATCAGTCCCGCCCTACAGCGCAGACAGCAGTGCCCTGACGGACGAGTCCGACAAACCGCTTGAATGAAGGACCGATCCTTCAGGAAGCGGCAAGGCGCGGACCAAACAGAATGACACTCGCCCCAAGCACACACAGTGCCACGCCGAGCCAGTCCGAGCCCAGTGGACGAATCCGCTCGACCACCGCCAGCCAGCCAATCGAGGCGATGATGTAAATGCCACCGTAGGCGGCATAGGCGCGGCCGGCATAGCTCGCTTCGACCCGGGTCAGCAGTAGCGCAAACAAGGTCAGGCTGAGTAAGGCCGGGATGACCCACCACACGCTTTTACCCTGGCGCAGCCACATCCAGAAAGCGAAACAGCCGGCGATTTCGAACAGCGCGGCGAGGAAAAACCACAGGTAATTGAGCATGCAGACGTCTCGTTAGGATGACCGATTGCGGCCACCCTAACGATGGTGTTGCGCACGGGCAAGTTCAGCCTGCGTTTTGTTTGGCCTTGGCGCGCATTTTGTCGGCCATCACCGTCATTTCGTTATAGAGCAGTTGCGGGTCTTTCTGCTTGATTGCCCAGGCCATGCGGCCCTGTTCGTGAGGCAGGATCAAGAATTCGCCAGCGGCGACCTGCTGATAGATGTAGTCGGCAATGTCGGCAGCGGTGATCGGCGAGCTCTCCAGCAATTTGCCGACCTGGGCTTTCATGGCCGGGGTCGGGCCACGAAAGGAGTCCAGCAGGTTGGTCTGGAAAAACGACGGGCAGACCACATGTACGCTGACTTCCTCGTGGGCCAATTCAATCAGCAAACTTTCGGACAACGCCACCACTCCCGCCTTGGCCACGTTGTAGTTGCTCATGGCCGGGCCTTGCATCAGCGCCGCCATCGAGGCGATGTTGATGATCTTGCCTTTGCTTTTCTCCAGCAGCGGCAGGAAGGCCTTGCAGCCCTTGACCACGCCCATCAGGTTGATCGCGATCTGCCAGTCCCAGTCTTCCAGCGACAGTTCACTGAAGAACCCACCCGAGGCCACACCGGCGTTGTTGACGATGACGTCGATGCCGCCGAGTTTCTCTTCGCAGGCTTGGGCGAAAGCGGTCAGTTGGCTGTAGTCGCGCACATCACAGCGCTGTATGAAACCGTCACCGCCGGCTTCGCGAACCAGCTTCAAGGTTTCTTGCAAGCCGGGCT from Pseudomonas sp. GGS8 harbors:
- a CDS encoding YheU family protein, with amino-acid sequence MLIPHDQLEVDTLTRLIEDFVTRDGTDNGDDTPLETRVLRVRQALTKGQALIVFDPESEQCQLMLKHDVPKHLFD
- a CDS encoding SDR family oxidoreductase, with amino-acid sequence MQNRMMITGAGSGLGREIALRWAREGWQLALSDVSEPGLQETLKLVREAGGDGFIQRCDVRDYSQLTAFAQACEEKLGGIDVIVNNAGVASGGFFSELSLEDWDWQIAINLMGVVKGCKAFLPLLEKSKGKIINIASMAALMQGPAMSNYNVAKAGVVALSESLLIELAHEEVSVHVVCPSFFQTNLLDSFRGPTPAMKAQVGKLLESSPITAADIADYIYQQVAAGEFLILPHEQGRMAWAIKQKDPQLLYNEMTVMADKMRAKAKQNAG
- a CDS encoding osmoprotectant NAGGN system M42 family peptidase, which gives rise to MTSKIPEPDLNYLQKVLLEMLAIPSPTGFTDTIVRYVAERLEELGIPFEMTRRGTIRATLKGKKNSPDRAVSAHLDTIGAAVRAIKDNGRLTLAPVGCWSSRFAEGSRVSLFTDNGVIRGSVLPLMASGHAFNTAVDEMPISWDHIELRLDAYCATRADCDSLGISVGDFVAFDPLPEFTESGHISARHLDDKAGVAALLAALKAIVDSGEELMIDCHPLFTITEETGSGAAAALPWDVSEFVGIDIAPVAPGQHSSEHAVSVAMQDSGGPYDYHLSRHLLRLAADNELPARRDLFRYYFSDAHSAVTAGHDIRTALLAFGCDATHGYERTHIDSLAALSRLLGAYILSPPVFASDAQPATGSLERFSHQIEHETQMESDTRVPSVDSLLGQRTES
- a CDS encoding YnfA family protein, translated to MLNYLWFFLAALFEIAGCFAFWMWLRQGKSVWWVIPALLSLTLFALLLTRVEASYAGRAYAAYGGIYIIASIGWLAVVERIRPLGSDWLGVALCVLGASVILFGPRLAAS
- the csrA gene encoding carbon storage regulator CsrA; the encoded protein is MLVLSRVVGEMISIGDNISVRVLAVNGSSVRFGVEAPQQVNVHRAEVYERIQIKQAKAKVR